Proteins from a single region of Williamwhitmania taraxaci:
- a CDS encoding transposase, with protein DAAVTKRRLRNHVMHKAAKNRPLTKREQECNKLISKVRYQVERTFGSIRRWFGGGTARYVGLQKMHTQHLMEAMAYNLYRSPRIAMYINEK; from the coding sequence GATGCGGCAGTAACCAAACGAAGGTTGCGCAACCACGTGATGCACAAGGCTGCAAAGAATCGCCCGCTCACAAAACGGGAGCAGGAGTGCAACAAGCTCATCAGCAAAGTAAGGTATCAGGTAGAGCGAACCTTTGGATCAATCCGGCGCTGGTTTGGGGGAGGTACTGCGCGGTATGTGGGGCTACAGAAAATGCATACGCAGCACCTGATGGAAGCAATGGCATACAACCTTTACCGATCACCTAGGATAGCTATGTACATAAA